A region from the Manihot esculenta cultivar AM560-2 chromosome 13, M.esculenta_v8, whole genome shotgun sequence genome encodes:
- the LOC110630076 gene encoding uncharacterized protein LOC110630076 has product MKALNYVREFELQRMKESETAKEYSERLLDIVNKVRLLGTSFDDSRIVQKMLVTAPEKYEASITTLENTRDLSTITLAELLNSFQALEQRRSMRQNGFVEGALPVRHHEDNEFQKKQVVSK; this is encoded by the coding sequence ATGAAAGCTCTCAATTACGTAAGAGAGTTTGAGTTGCAAAGGATGAAGGAATCAGAGACAGCCAAAGAATACTCTGAAAGGCTGCTTGATATTGTCAATAAAGTAAGATTACTTGGCACTTCCTTTGACGATTCTAGAATCGTCCAGAAAATGTTAGTTACTGCGCCTGAAAAATATGAAGCATCGATCACCACTTTGGAGAATACAAGAGATTTGTCCACAATCACCTTGGCAGAGTTATTAAACTCTTTTCAGGCTCTAGAACAGAGAAGGTCTATGAGGCAGAATGGTTTTGTCGAAGGAGCTCTTCCCGTCAGGCATCATGAAGATAACGAGTTTCAAAAGAAGCAAGTTGTTTCTAAGTAA